A portion of the Thermoanaerobaculum aquaticum genome contains these proteins:
- a CDS encoding choice-of-anchor X domain-containing protein has protein sequence MKKLTFVLLASLLVTGSLWAAEWGLIEPAAYPGKGVAGPAHHSKLFVVSAPVVNGEAEVVLPLTHPRGALAVVLGDRPSRAWAKEKALPRKEFVEPELETMDLPGEGVRFGLDALTPGEHRLRLQGLSKPAVQVAVAEPESPVELVLQVRPLAVRSGEEVVVSAQVVDEAPVAGAQVVATLSSGARLVLKDDGQAPDERAGDGIFTAAFVAPEVRGMAPVELQVKAAGVRGKGEPFMRVAPAAVMVTKPATGVADEGVSVSPENLVVPLKPATGRFRVEVLYAAEGTTFAWAQEEVNLSGNAAQVTLPRPQETWGADKALVRLLNMDTMGVEAELEVALTPLASPPDFRAKAQAAPALPASKAEAARRFGDRKP, from the coding sequence ATGAAGAAATTAACCTTTGTTCTGCTGGCTAGCTTGCTGGTAACGGGCAGCCTTTGGGCTGCGGAATGGGGCTTGATCGAGCCCGCCGCCTATCCTGGTAAGGGTGTGGCTGGCCCTGCGCATCACTCCAAACTCTTTGTGGTTTCCGCTCCGGTGGTGAACGGTGAAGCCGAGGTGGTGTTGCCGCTGACCCACCCGCGGGGAGCTTTAGCCGTGGTTTTGGGCGATCGCCCCAGCCGTGCTTGGGCCAAGGAAAAGGCCCTGCCCCGCAAGGAGTTCGTGGAACCCGAATTGGAAACCATGGACCTACCCGGCGAGGGTGTTCGCTTTGGCCTTGACGCCTTAACTCCGGGAGAGCATCGCCTCCGTTTGCAGGGGTTGTCCAAGCCCGCGGTGCAGGTGGCGGTGGCGGAGCCGGAAAGCCCGGTGGAGCTGGTCCTGCAGGTGCGGCCCTTAGCCGTGCGCAGTGGGGAAGAGGTGGTGGTTTCGGCGCAGGTGGTGGATGAGGCGCCGGTGGCTGGGGCGCAGGTGGTGGCCACGCTTTCCAGCGGCGCAAGGTTGGTGCTTAAGGACGACGGCCAGGCCCCCGATGAGCGGGCCGGCGATGGCATTTTCACCGCTGCCTTTGTGGCTCCCGAAGTGAGGGGCATGGCGCCGGTGGAGCTTCAGGTCAAGGCTGCGGGTGTCAGGGGCAAGGGCGAGCCGTTCATGCGGGTGGCGCCGGCGGCGGTCATGGTCACCAAGCCGGCCACCGGTGTGGCCGATGAGGGCGTGAGCGTAAGCCCGGAAAACCTCGTGGTTCCCTTAAAGCCGGCCACCGGCCGCTTCCGGGTGGAGGTGCTTTACGCAGCGGAAGGCACCACCTTTGCCTGGGCGCAAGAGGAGGTGAACCTTTCCGGCAATGCCGCCCAGGTGACCCTCCCGCGTCCCCAGGAAACCTGGGGCGCCGACAAGGCGCTGGTGCGGCTTTTGAACATGGACACCATGGGGGTGGAGGCCGAGCTGGAGGTGGCTCTGACCCCGCTGGCTTCGCCCCCGGATTTCCGGGCCAAGGCGCAAGCGGCACCGGCTCTTCCGGCTTCCAAGGCGGAAGCTGCCCGCCGCTTTGGCGACCGCAAGCCCTAA